A single Metarhizium brunneum chromosome 5, complete sequence DNA region contains:
- the NUDT12 gene encoding Peroxisomal NADH pyrophosphatase NUDT12 has product MTSTPPLLPELAALTSDDSMLTRRFGKEVINYYAGSRLNRYSFLRSDAAFLNKAATSSSARFVALTDLNPLVVEKRKLALLTYDDVKPLIEEPFKLADAQRTKNYDSTAGPSALIVFLGTVDGDDVIFETSEHGEVKGRPFFALDITPKGQRKDLAETWLKTQEEKGLWIATNPRSLSLHSEDAAMFAQARSIIDWNVRNVFCAGCGNPNLSIEAGYKRICPPTDLKGSSEAIELPDCPTRHGVSNVCFPRTDPTMIAAVVSADGQRILLGRQTRWPPYWHSTLAGFLEPGESIEEAVRREVWEEAGVRVGRVVVHSTQPWPYPSSLMIGAIAQALPGDGEKINLNDKELESARWFTVEEVRTALAQTAGALGAPPPKDYTEGDLRVPPPQAIANRLMTAVVEGYLLGNSKI; this is encoded by the exons ATGACATCTACTCCCCCTCTCCTGCCTGAGCTTGCTGCTCTCACCAGCGACGACTCAATGCTCACTAGACGTTTTGGCAAGGAAGTCATCAACTACTATGCTGGTAGTCGACTTAACCGCTACTCATTCCTCCGGTCAGATGCCGCCTTTCTTAACAAAGCTGCTACAAGCTCCTCTGCGCGCTTTGTCGCATTGACGGACTTGAACCCTCTTGTGGTCGAGAAGCGAAAGCTTGCGCTGTTAACATACGACGATGTCAAGCCGCTTATCGAGGAACCATTCAAGCTAGCTGATGCACAGAGGACTAAGAACTACGATTCCACGGCGGGACCCTCCGCGCTGATTGTGTTCCTGGGCACAgtggatggtgatgatgtgaTCTTTGAAACTTCAGAGCACGGAGAGGTCAAGGGCCGGCCGTTTTTCGCACTTGATATAACACCCAAGGGCCAGCGCAAGGACCTAGCAGAGACGTGGCTGAAGACACAGGAGGAAAAGGGGCTGTGGATAGCAACAAACCCAAGAAGCCTGTCTTTGCATTCAGAAGATG CCGCCATGTTTGCCCAAGCCCGCTCAATAATCGACTGGAACGTCCGTAACGTCTTCTGCGCTGGCTGCGGCAACCCCAACCTATCCATTGAGGCGGGCTACAAACGCATCTGTCCGCCGACCGATCTCAAGGGAAGCTCTGAAGCAATCGAACTCCCAGATTGTCCAACACGCCACGGAGTATCCAACGTCTGCTTCCCCCGAACAGATCCAACCATGATTGCAGCTGTGGTGTCCGCTGATGGCCAACGTATCCTCCTGGGTCGGCAAACCCGCTGGCCTCCCTACTGGCACAGCACACTTGCGGGATTTCTGGAACCCGGTGAATCCATTGAGGAGGCTGTGCGTCGGGAAGTGTGGGAAGAAGCTGGTGTGCGTGTAGGTCGGGTGGTCGTGCATTCTACACAACCATGGCCATATCCATCTAGTTTGATGATTGGCGCTATCGCGCAGGCTCTGCCAGGCGATGGGGAGAAAATCAATTTGAACGACAAAGAACTGGAGAGCGCAAGGTGGTTCACCGTGGAAGAGGTCAGGACAGCGCTCGCGCAGACCGCTGGTGCTCTCGGCGCACCTCCTCCAAAGGACTACACGGAAGGTGATTTGAGGGTGCCGCCGCCTCAAGCTATTGCGAATAGATTGATGACGGCCGTGGTGGAGGGGTACTTGTTGGGCAACTCCAAGATTTGA
- the tti1 gene encoding TEL2-interacting protein 1 yields the protein MAEQTANKERHDVFQKLKPFCVKISQLAIQESDSADAARELLDLTAQVLDILNTQIQKNPSALDEKLAEYVFFPLYHIFRQLEHYPARLIENCVKCLQLLITHGWKTRISPQLVQQIFSFLIFIIDDVPGLKKRDRDVPEELQLEAFRTQLALLTTAGQSASAMTGLTEGDSMPALGHGVTVMLGGAVDGITPQIQLEALRVLNALYTSLRDQAALASFLPGTVSSLTKLLSSPNRHKSTVLAESLNVVQTVLTRVLGDMRTRSILAKGGKEDEKQSASSDTDKLLTAAWLRATADQVKVALSNMMKLRTHSSQNVLDALERLCVSLLDECHNSLSNCTTLLVETAIVLDKGESAPTPSLSTQTSLRHLVIIYPELGDAIKTAVYSWMSSLARIMQAGEEEAKKTAVHNLSKGIELFESLGIESSTLEDTIGGALRDSIVSLIQSSKQAQPAIHLQLLEGSQNQRESANEQPFEPVLMANESQRTLRQEVTNLISRIASTSVHSNIAASMMDHARESDSTDQVASLWLCYELVKASDALNAGSDAFLDLSALGGSSDDLEPIFEDLYSYSVQILESHADSDPVDWRLEAISLEVATYTAQRRGVSFRPDLMDVLFPVATFLGSENPLLQQHAIASLNSIALACEYSSVSELIIDNVDYMVNSVALRLNSLDISPASMQVLTMMIRLSGPRLIPYLNDVVESIFAALENYHGYVLLAENLFTVLKEIVNQASVINERLLTDGEKTMINHKKKPRPILGLDALLDDLDKREARRIRDEEEAKSFAQIKGHPKEPWSSKTKQEEDDDDGRPPPEPEKPPNSPTYQLLLRIASLTQHYLTSPTARLRRSLLELLTTASTILAGDEDSFLPLINSIWPVVIERLRDPEPFISIEACHALVGLCRAAGDFLSTRFKTEWGEWLRDWCRKTKANAEGRKAHSLPRIPEKGQSIMIPIRSGDGLQIKGKPVESGSNTSSGSLGQHASPVKTWEAVVALLTALVEYVRVDEVMFDDILDLLADVMESNKEVREALEVINADAVWLVRYEKGREELLPTPVVDGFHFVEMEQLPRS from the exons ATGGCAGAGCAAACCGCAAACAAGGAACGGCATGACGTATTCCAAAAG CTTAAACCATTTTGCGTCAAGATTAGCCAACTGGCTATCCAGGAGTCCGACTCAGCCGACGCCGCTCGTGAGCTCCTAGATCTAACTGCTCAAGTCCTGGATATTCTGAATACCCAGATTCAAAAGAACCCATCGGCCCTTGATGAGAAGTTGGCCGAATATGTCTTCTTCCCACTATACCACATCTTTCGTCAATTGGAACATTATCCTGCTCGCCTTATCGAGAACTGTGTCAAATGTCTTCAGTTGCTCATCACACATGGTTGGAAGACTAGGATTTCGCCCCAGCTGGTCCAACAAATATTCAGCTTCCTTATTTTCATCATCGATGACGTTCCTGGATTGAAGAAAAGAGACCGGGATGTTCCAGAAGAACTGCAGCTGGAAGCTTTCAGAACGCAGTTGGCTCTGCTTACCACGGCAGGTCAATCTGCCAGCGCCATGACTGGGCTGACAGAAGGAGATAGTATGCCGGCGTTGGGTCATGGGGTTACTGTTATGCTCGGTGGCGCTGTAGACGGTATTACACCACAAATCCAACTCGAAGCCTTACGCGTACTGAACGCACTTTATACCTCCTTGCGGGATCAAGCAGCCCTAGCAAGCTTTCTCCCAGGAACCGTTTCTTCTTTAACCAAGTTGCTGTCATCTCCAAATAGGCATAAATCCACGGTATTAGCGGAGAGTCTGAACGTTGTACAGACAGTCCTCACCAGGGTGTTAGGAGATATGCGAACACGGTCGATCCTAGCGAAAGGCGGTAAGGAGGATGAGAAACAGTCGGCGTCCTCCGACACGGACAAACTGTTGACTGCTGCATGGCTTAGGGCAACAGCAGATCAGGTCAAAGTGGCATTGTCAAATATGATGAAGCTTCGCACACATTCTTCGCAAAACGTTCTAGATGCTCTCGAGAGACTCTGCGTTTCACTCCTGGACGAGTGCCACAACTCTCTGTCTAATTGCACCACACTACTGGTCGAGACAGCTATTGTGCTGGATAAAGGAGAGAGTGCTCCAACACCTTCTTTGTCCACGCAGACTAGTTTACGACATCTAGTCATCATCTACCCTGAGCTTGGTGATGCTATAAAGACAGCCGTATATAGCTGGATGTCAAGCCTGGCCCGCATAATGCAagccggagaagaagaggccaAGAAAACCGCGGTGCATAACTTATCCAAAGGAATCGAATTATTTGAAAGTTTAGGAATAGAGTCTTCGACTCTGGAGGACACAATTGGCGGCGCATTGCGAGACAGTATTGTTTCTCTCATCCAATCTTCAAAGCAAGCACAACCAGCAATCCATTTGCAATTACTAGAGGGATCGCAAAACCAGCGAGAATCAGCCAACGAACAGCCATTCGAGCCAGTACTTATGGCAAACGAAAGTCAACGGACGCTGAGACAAGAAGTCACAAACTTGATAAGTCGCATTGCCTCAACTTCGGTACACTCCAACATCGCCGCTAGCATGATGGACCATGCCCGAGAGTCAGACTCAACAGACCAGGTCGCATCTCTGTGGCTCTGTTATGAGTTAGTCAAGGCTTCCGATGCCTTGAATGCAGGCTCAGATGCATTCCTGGACCTTTCTGCTCTGGGCGGCTCATCAGATGACCTGGAGCCCATTTTCGAGGACCTATACTCTTACTCTGTCCAAATTCTTGAGTCTCACGCTGATTCAGATCCTGTTGATTGGCGCCTGGAAGCCATTTCACTAGAAGTAGCAACCTACACCGCACAGAGACGTGGCGTATCATTCCGACCTGACCTGATGGACGTCCTCTTCCCCGTTGCGACGTTCTTAGGGTCGGAGAACCCACTGCTGCAACAACACGCAATAGCCTCTCTAAACAGCATCGCACTAGCATGCGAATACTCCAGCGTGTCAGAATTAATAATAGACAACGTCGACTATATGGTCAACTCCGTCGCCCTCCGCCTCAACTCGCTCGACATTTCGCCCGCATCAATGCAAGTTCTAACGATGATGATCCGACTCTCGGGGCCCAGATTAATCCCATACCTAAACGATGTCGTCGAATCCATTTTTGCTGCACTAGAAAACTACCACGGATATGTTCTCCTCGCGGAAAATTTGTTCACCGTCTTGAAGGAAATCGTTAACCAAGCATCCGTCATCAATGAGCGGTTGTTAACCGATGGCGAGAAAACCATGATAAACCACAAGAAAAAACCACGTCCaatcctcggcctcgacgccctcctcGACGACCTAGATAAGCGAGAGGCAAGACGCATTcgagacgaggaggaagcgAAATCATTTGCCCAAATAAAAGGCCACCCCAAAGAACCATGGAGTTCCAAAAccaaacaagaagaagacgacgatgacggtCGTCCACCTCCTGAGCCTGAAAAGCCACCCAACTCACCAACGTACCAGCTCCTTTTGAGAATCGCCTCCCTAACACAACACTACCTCACCTCCCCGACGGCCCGACTCCGCCGCTCCCTCCTCGAACTCCTAACCACCGCATCAACCATCCTcgctggcgacgaggacTCCTTCCTGCCACTCATAAACTCCATCTGGCCGGTGGTCATTGAACGTCTCCGCGACCCCGAGCCCTTCATCAGCATCGAGGCTTGCCATGCACTGGTCGGTCTCTGCCGCGCAGCAGGAGACTTTCTCAGCACGAGATTCAAGACCGAGTGGGGCGAATGGCTTCGCGACTGGTGTCGAAAGACGAAAGCTAACGCTGAAGGACGCAAAGCCCACAGTCTCCCGCGTATTCCTGAAAAGGGGCAAAGCATCATGATCCCCATTCGCTCCGGAGACGGGCTACAAATTAAAGGTAAACCGGTAGAGTCGGGATCTAACACTTCGTCTGGAAGTTTGGGGCAGCACGCTTCACCGGTGAAGACGTGGGAAGCGGTCGTGGCGTTGCTCACTGCATTAGTGGAATACGTCCGTGTTGACGAGGTGATGTTTGATGATATTCTGGATTTATTGGCGGACGTAATGGAGAGTAACAAGGAAGTGAGGGAGGCTTTGGAAGTTATTAATGCAGATGCGGTGTGGCTGGTGAGGTACGAGAAGGGGAGGGAAGAATTGCTACCTACGCCGGTAGTGGACGGTTTTCACTTTGTAGAGATGGAGCAACTACCTCGGTCCTAA